A region of uncultured Desulfobacter sp. DNA encodes the following proteins:
- the ftsH gene encoding ATP-dependent zinc metalloprotease FtsH codes for MSNKPNPLKAIQEKLRSLFAGTEAKSDKKPGASKPFLNLWTVVIIFWGLAFLQQSFFASKRQAIPYSQFKQSMAEGGVDDILISPEKIEGLLMGTPEQKFVTVRVNDPGLAREMDEHNIRYSGRTENRFLANLLSWVLPLGFFFLIWRFTAKNMGAGAGVMSFGKNKAKIFAESDTKVSFEDVAGIDEAREELEEVVDFLTMPEKFQKLGGRIPKGVLLVGPPGTGKTLLAKAVAGEAKVPFFSINGSEFVEMFVGIGAARVRDLFSQAGSQAPCIIFIDELDALGKARGMNAMGGHDEREQTLNQLLVEMDGFDTNKGVIIMAATNRPEILDPALLRPGRLDRQVLVDRPDINGREAILKIHSRHVVLGDDVDLGKIAGRTPGFVGADLANIVNESALLAARNNKDAVESSDFDEAIDRVIGGLQKKNRVMNAREKEIVAFHESGHAIVAESVEFADPVHKISILPRGIAALGYTQQQPTEDRYLMTRSELLDRLAVLLGGRVAEELVFNEISTGAQNDLQRATDIIRSMVAEYGMSDRIGLVSYDRQRTPMFLPQGYSSEKNYSDEKAALIDEEVSLMMKEAHRRVQKILSGKRALLDKLAALLSKQETVRGDELRAMMGP; via the coding sequence ATGTCGAACAAACCGAATCCGTTAAAAGCCATCCAGGAGAAATTGCGCAGCCTGTTTGCCGGAACAGAAGCCAAATCAGATAAGAAACCCGGGGCTTCCAAACCGTTTTTAAACCTCTGGACCGTTGTGATCATTTTCTGGGGGCTTGCCTTTCTTCAGCAGTCCTTTTTTGCTTCCAAGAGGCAGGCGATCCCATACAGTCAGTTCAAGCAGTCCATGGCTGAGGGCGGTGTGGATGATATCTTAATCAGTCCTGAGAAAATCGAAGGCTTGCTCATGGGGACACCGGAACAAAAGTTCGTTACCGTCCGCGTGAATGATCCGGGCCTTGCAAGAGAGATGGATGAACACAATATCCGTTATTCCGGCCGAACTGAGAATCGATTCCTGGCTAACCTTCTGTCCTGGGTTCTGCCCCTTGGGTTTTTTTTTCTGATCTGGCGGTTCACCGCCAAAAATATGGGCGCAGGCGCAGGGGTGATGTCCTTCGGTAAAAATAAGGCCAAAATTTTTGCAGAAAGTGACACCAAGGTCTCTTTTGAAGATGTGGCCGGCATTGACGAAGCCCGTGAGGAGCTGGAAGAGGTGGTTGATTTTTTAACCATGCCGGAAAAATTTCAGAAACTGGGCGGAAGAATTCCCAAAGGCGTTCTTCTGGTGGGACCGCCGGGAACCGGCAAAACGCTGCTGGCAAAGGCGGTGGCCGGTGAGGCAAAGGTGCCGTTTTTCAGCATCAACGGATCAGAATTTGTGGAGATGTTTGTGGGGATCGGCGCGGCAAGGGTTCGCGATCTTTTCTCCCAGGCAGGCAGCCAGGCGCCATGTATCATCTTTATCGACGAACTGGATGCCCTGGGCAAAGCCCGGGGAATGAATGCCATGGGGGGCCATGACGAACGGGAGCAGACATTGAACCAGCTCTTGGTGGAGATGGATGGCTTTGATACCAATAAAGGGGTCATCATCATGGCGGCTACCAATCGGCCTGAAATTCTGGATCCGGCACTGTTAAGGCCGGGCCGCCTGGACCGGCAGGTTCTGGTGGATCGACCGGATATCAACGGCCGGGAAGCGATTCTAAAAATCCATTCCAGACATGTGGTGCTGGGTGATGATGTGGACCTAGGAAAAATTGCCGGCCGAACTCCCGGTTTTGTGGGTGCTGATCTTGCCAATATTGTCAATGAGAGTGCCTTGCTGGCGGCCAGAAACAACAAGGATGCCGTGGAATCCAGTGATTTTGACGAAGCCATTGACCGGGTGATCGGAGGGCTTCAAAAAAAGAACCGGGTGATGAATGCCCGTGAAAAAGAGATTGTGGCATTTCATGAGTCCGGCCATGCCATTGTCGCCGAATCGGTTGAATTTGCCGATCCTGTCCATAAAATATCCATTCTTCCCAGGGGGATCGCAGCGCTGGGATACACACAGCAGCAGCCCACGGAAGACAGATATCTTATGACACGTTCTGAATTGCTCGACCGGCTGGCAGTGCTTCTGGGAGGCCGGGTGGCAGAGGAACTGGTGTTTAATGAAATATCAACCGGGGCCCAGAATGACCTCCAGCGGGCAACGGATATTATCCGGTCCATGGTGGCGGAATATGGCATGAGTGACCGGATAGGTCTTGTGAGTTATGACCGTCAGCGAACCCCCATGTTTCTTCCCCAGGGTTATTCTTCCGAAAAAAATTACAGTGATGAAAAGGCAGCCCTGATTGATGAAGAGGTCTCCCTGATGATGAAAGAAGCCCATCGGCGGGTACAAAAGATCCTTTCAGGTAAAAGGGCGTTGCTGGATAAGCTGGCGGCGCTTCTTTCCAAACAGGAAACCGTCCGGGGGGATGAGCTCAGAGCCATGATGGGCCCATAA
- a CDS encoding GGDEF domain-containing protein, which yields MDMKNDSTWGIIRLCSSINQKAIQIYTKLSQTEEITALKTFWVEMAEEEKIHAVFWNKIEQTAKDCIFPSVFDTPSDIQKELSAILDKIEVLSSRWEERKSMENALILAYRLEYYMLHPTFKVLFNALKPLGGDIDPSDTHDCHIRKFMDMFIQYSHITPELELLGETLQSLWRRNKILANIAMTDGLTGLFNRRGFLIVAKELFSLAERRRENIAVFMIDIDHFKKINDRYGHPRGDTVLKGVAKSLKGSVRKSDVLCRYGGEEFVILFSNILTPSVPLMAEKIRKDVEKSRPDGIFVTISIGVTQGLVKKGSGNSFSSWISRADKYLYKAKANGRNCVVHDCCKGSLYVEQTESVKSHPGEIAQPVCRNRSQIR from the coding sequence ATGGATATGAAAAATGACAGCACCTGGGGGATCATTCGTCTGTGTAGTTCCATTAATCAAAAGGCAATACAGATATATACCAAGCTTTCCCAGACAGAAGAGATAACGGCGCTCAAGACGTTCTGGGTCGAGATGGCTGAAGAAGAAAAAATCCATGCTGTTTTTTGGAACAAGATTGAACAGACGGCTAAAGACTGCATCTTTCCTTCCGTTTTTGATACGCCATCAGATATCCAAAAAGAACTATCTGCCATATTGGATAAAATTGAGGTTCTCTCAAGCCGCTGGGAAGAAAGAAAATCAATGGAAAACGCACTGATCCTGGCCTACCGGCTGGAATATTACATGCTGCATCCAACTTTTAAGGTGCTTTTTAACGCCTTAAAACCCCTGGGCGGAGATATTGATCCCTCAGATACACATGACTGCCATATCAGGAAATTTATGGATATGTTCATCCAATATAGCCATATAACACCCGAGTTGGAACTACTGGGAGAAACGCTGCAAAGCCTTTGGAGAAGAAATAAGATTTTAGCCAACATCGCAATGACTGACGGGTTGACCGGCCTGTTCAATCGGCGGGGGTTTTTAATTGTTGCGAAGGAATTGTTTTCCCTGGCTGAGCGTAGAAGAGAGAATATAGCCGTCTTCATGATTGATATTGACCATTTTAAAAAGATTAATGACAGATATGGCCATCCAAGGGGTGACACTGTACTCAAAGGCGTTGCGAAATCTTTGAAGGGGAGTGTCCGGAAATCAGATGTGCTGTGCCGGTATGGCGGGGAAGAATTTGTCATCTTGTTTTCCAACATCCTCACCCCTTCTGTGCCGCTAATGGCTGAAAAAATCCGGAAAGATGTGGAAAAATCCAGACCGGACGGCATTTTTGTGACCATTAGTATCGGGGTTACCCAGGGCCTGGTTAAAAAGGGTTCCGGTAACAGTTTTTCTTCCTGGATCTCAAGAGCAGATAAATACTTATACAAGGCCAAGGCCAACGGCAGAAATTGCGTTGTGCATGATTGCTGTAAAGGATCTCTCTATGTCGAACAAACCGAATCCGTTAAAAGCCATCCAGGAGAAATTGCGCAGCCTGTTTGCCGGAACAGAAGCCAAATCAGATAA
- a CDS encoding SPFH domain-containing protein, whose protein sequence is MKRFILFIVLMTACLSATGCMFHTTGETEVGVRTRKIGLFAPKGVEDHVYAQGSTYFFLPFINDWHVFDTKLQNLEMTFSKSRGDRRAQDDLLFKTIDGNDISLDVIIAYRIDASKAPYILQYVAPNDAVLRETIVRTVARSKPRDIFGELKTEAFYVAEARETQAGKAKDALDRILGPMGIVIEKVLTNDYRFNAEYTKAIEDKKVADQQVEKNKSAQHAALEEYKRKLEEARGEVNKMVANADGQYQREKIEADVYLEKQQLLARAIEAEGIAEARGIREMNNALAGSGGETIVKLKIAEALEGKRIILLPVSEGGMNLKTTDINRLIETLGIKSLSTITKSD, encoded by the coding sequence TTGAAGCGTTTTATCCTTTTTATAGTTCTGATGACGGCTTGTCTTTCGGCTACGGGCTGTATGTTCCATACCACAGGAGAAACCGAGGTCGGTGTCCGGACCCGGAAAATCGGCCTGTTTGCCCCCAAAGGTGTGGAGGACCATGTGTATGCCCAGGGCTCAACCTATTTTTTCCTGCCCTTTATCAATGACTGGCATGTCTTTGACACCAAGCTGCAGAATCTGGAAATGACCTTTTCAAAAAGCCGGGGGGACCGCAGAGCCCAGGACGATCTGCTGTTTAAAACCATTGACGGAAATGACATTAGCCTTGATGTGATCATTGCCTACCGGATTGACGCCTCAAAAGCCCCGTATATTCTGCAGTATGTGGCCCCAAACGATGCCGTCCTGCGGGAAACCATCGTCAGGACTGTTGCCAGAAGCAAGCCCCGGGATATCTTCGGGGAGTTGAAAACCGAAGCCTTTTATGTGGCCGAGGCAAGGGAAACCCAGGCCGGGAAGGCCAAGGACGCATTGGACAGGATTCTTGGGCCCATGGGCATTGTCATTGAAAAGGTGCTGACCAATGACTACCGGTTCAATGCAGAGTACACCAAAGCCATTGAAGATAAAAAAGTGGCGGATCAACAGGTGGAGAAAAACAAATCAGCCCAGCATGCCGCCCTTGAAGAGTACAAACGCAAACTGGAAGAGGCAAGGGGGGAGGTGAACAAAATGGTTGCCAATGCTGACGGCCAATATCAAAGGGAGAAAATTGAGGCGGACGTTTATCTGGAAAAGCAGCAGCTTCTGGCCAGGGCCATTGAAGCGGAAGGCATTGCCGAAGCCAGAGGCATCCGGGAGATGAACAATGCCCTGGCCGGTTCCGGCGGAGAAACCATCGTGAAACTGAAAATTGCAGAAGCGCTTGAGGGCAAACGTATCATTCTGCTTCCGGTATCCGAAGGAGGAATGAATCTTAAAACAACGGATATCAACCGGCTCATTGAAACACTGGGGATTAAATCGCTTTCCACCATCACAAAATCGGATTGA
- a CDS encoding SPFH domain-containing protein, with protein sequence MTENQTNQFKDYLTRAKRPLGGFFSNLRTGVGFQILLILAVILYLCYRFLFAYVEPGEYGIKVVRVGMARGVQKEVYHAGLTFVLPFGLQRMYRLPKGIQVLELTNFPETAAGGARKDRAAHIQTSDGFFVDVDVSMLYHIKDPYLVFTTIGPGKLYEDNGIIPKAEPALKETLGKLTTEEFYNSPLRVKKAEEAKDNLNRELNLKGIEVDQVLVRYFRYSPEIQKNIEAKKLQDQMVFTNQAAARAAKEEAQLKKIVQEGMVIAAVEIETGKAYVTRKIAEKDLYVRKIKANADLLVKLSEAEQVRLKNEALKGIGSDRMVGLKMAQAYKGLDLIILPSDGAHGVNPLDLSNTLKLFDVRQGGDN encoded by the coding sequence ATGACAGAGAACCAGACCAATCAATTCAAGGACTATTTGACCAGGGCGAAGAGGCCCTTAGGCGGTTTTTTCTCAAATCTGCGGACGGGTGTTGGATTTCAAATTCTGCTCATATTGGCCGTAATTTTATACCTTTGCTATAGATTTTTATTCGCCTACGTAGAGCCGGGTGAATACGGCATTAAAGTGGTCCGTGTGGGGATGGCCCGGGGGGTTCAAAAAGAAGTTTACCATGCCGGGCTGACATTTGTCCTGCCGTTCGGGCTGCAGCGGATGTATCGCCTTCCCAAGGGTATCCAGGTGCTGGAGCTGACCAATTTCCCTGAAACCGCAGCCGGTGGCGCCAGAAAAGACCGTGCTGCCCATATCCAGACCTCGGACGGTTTTTTTGTGGATGTTGATGTATCCATGCTCTACCACATCAAGGACCCCTACCTGGTATTTACCACCATCGGCCCGGGCAAACTGTACGAAGACAACGGTATCATACCTAAAGCCGAGCCTGCCTTGAAAGAGACCCTGGGCAAACTGACCACCGAAGAATTTTATAACAGCCCTCTGCGGGTTAAGAAGGCTGAAGAGGCCAAAGATAATCTTAACCGGGAACTCAATCTGAAGGGGATTGAAGTGGACCAGGTGCTGGTCCGCTATTTCAGATACAGTCCTGAAATCCAGAAAAATATTGAAGCCAAAAAACTTCAGGATCAGATGGTCTTCACCAACCAGGCCGCAGCCCGGGCAGCCAAGGAAGAAGCCCAGTTAAAAAAGATTGTCCAGGAGGGCATGGTCATCGCCGCCGTTGAGATCGAAACAGGCAAAGCCTATGTGACTCGCAAAATTGCGGAAAAAGACCTCTATGTCCGTAAAATAAAGGCCAATGCCGATCTTCTGGTGAAACTGTCGGAAGCCGAACAGGTGCGCTTGAAAAATGAAGCATTAAAAGGCATTGGGTCCGACCGCATGGTGGGCTTAAAGATGGCCCAGGCGTATAAGGGCCTTGATCTGATTATCCTTCCCAGCGACGGCGCCCATGGGGTCAATCCGCTGGATCTTAGCAACACACTGAAATTATTTGACGTTCGCCAGGGAGGTGACAATTGA
- a CDS encoding antibiotic biosynthesis monooxygenase family protein → MMIVRMTLKAHPEKHLEVLQTLLSMMEPVRREPGCRSCCAVCDITDENRFTLLEEWETPKDMDNHIQSHQFGVLLGTKTLLSEPPRIQIHTVSHTRGMDTVQALRQKKG, encoded by the coding sequence ATGATGATTGTCAGAATGACTCTCAAAGCACATCCGGAAAAACATCTGGAAGTGCTGCAAACCCTTCTCTCCATGATGGAACCGGTGAGAAGGGAACCCGGCTGCAGAAGCTGTTGTGCCGTTTGCGACATTACCGATGAGAACCGGTTTACACTGCTGGAAGAATGGGAAACCCCAAAAGACATGGACAATCACATCCAATCACATCAGTTCGGTGTGCTTCTGGGAACAAAGACACTATTATCTGAACCGCCCAGAATTCAGATTCATACAGTGTCCCATACCCGGGGGATGGATACTGTCCAGGCGCTCAGGCAAAAAAAAGGCTGA
- a CDS encoding sigma 54-interacting transcriptional regulator: MQKKFLDIFTDILSSVREPLMILDADLKIIKANNAFYTSFCARQEETEGVLIYNLGNGQWNIPGLRELLEKILPENRVFNDFKVEHSFDVIGPKIMHLNAIRIYNDLKKVELILLAIEDVTEKEHYKRNLEDIVKERTTQLVLEKQKTEQEKRLTEKAFNEIKVLKKQLEDERAYLKEEIKLEHNHESIIGHSDGLKYVLFKVEQIADSDTTVMVLGETGTGKELVARAIHSNSSRKNRALIKVNCAALPLNLIESELFGHEKGAFTGADRSHKGRFEIADKATLFLDEIGELPLELQSKLLRVIQDGEFERLGNSHTIKVDVRIIAATNRNLEDEVEKGRFRKDLWYRLNVFPITMPPLRERKEDIPLLADFYIDKISRRLGKQIKVIPQNVINALLNYHWPGNVRELENVLERAVINSSGPKLYLADDLDRSCRHLSKDLKTLEAVERDYIIRVLEKTHWKVSGKNSAAQILGLNRSTLRARMRKLDIVPPKRFPFDCQ; the protein is encoded by the coding sequence ATGCAAAAAAAATTTTTAGATATTTTCACTGATATTCTCAGTTCAGTCCGTGAACCGTTGATGATCCTTGATGCTGATTTGAAAATTATCAAAGCAAATAACGCTTTCTACACGTCTTTTTGTGCCAGGCAGGAAGAGACCGAAGGGGTTTTAATTTATAATCTTGGCAACGGGCAGTGGAATATCCCCGGGCTCAGAGAATTGCTTGAGAAGATCCTGCCTGAGAATAGGGTGTTCAATGATTTTAAAGTGGAACACTCCTTTGATGTCATTGGGCCTAAAATCATGCATCTGAATGCTATAAGAATTTATAACGATCTTAAAAAAGTGGAGCTGATTTTACTGGCCATTGAGGATGTGACTGAAAAAGAACATTACAAGCGCAATCTTGAAGATATAGTAAAAGAAAGGACCACCCAACTTGTTCTGGAAAAACAAAAGACCGAACAGGAAAAGAGACTTACAGAAAAAGCCTTTAATGAAATAAAAGTACTGAAAAAACAACTTGAAGATGAACGCGCGTATCTTAAAGAGGAGATCAAGCTGGAACATAATCACGAGAGCATTATCGGTCACAGTGACGGGCTTAAATATGTGCTCTTCAAGGTTGAGCAAATTGCAGACAGTGACACAACCGTTATGGTTCTGGGTGAGACAGGTACCGGCAAGGAGCTTGTGGCCCGGGCAATTCATAGCAACAGCAGCCGGAAAAACCGGGCACTGATCAAAGTCAATTGCGCGGCATTGCCCTTAAATCTTATAGAAAGTGAGCTTTTCGGCCATGAAAAAGGGGCATTTACCGGCGCAGACCGCAGCCACAAGGGACGATTTGAGATTGCTGACAAAGCCACCCTGTTTCTGGATGAAATCGGAGAACTGCCCCTGGAATTGCAGTCAAAGCTGCTCAGAGTAATTCAGGATGGTGAATTTGAACGGTTGGGCAATTCGCACACCATTAAGGTGGATGTAAGGATTATTGCCGCGACAAACCGGAATCTTGAGGACGAAGTTGAAAAAGGGCGTTTTAGAAAAGATTTGTGGTACCGGCTCAATGTCTTTCCGATTACCATGCCGCCTCTGCGTGAAAGGAAAGAGGATATCCCCCTCCTTGCTGATTTTTATATTGATAAAATCTCCCGCAGACTTGGAAAGCAAATCAAGGTGATCCCCCAAAATGTAATAAATGCCCTTTTAAACTATCACTGGCCGGGAAACGTTAGAGAGTTGGAAAATGTTCTTGAACGGGCAGTGATCAATTCGTCAGGCCCTAAACTCTACCTGGCGGATGATCTGGACAGATCCTGCAGACATTTGAGTAAAGACTTAAAAACCCTGGAAGCGGTTGAACGCGATTATATCATCCGCGTGCTCGAAAAGACCCACTGGAAAGTCAGCGGTAAAAACAGTGCTGCCCAGATTCTTGGCCTTAATCGCAGTACATTGCGTGCCCGCATGCGTAAACTGGATATTGTTCCCCCTAAGAGATTTCCTTTTGACTGCCAATGA
- a CDS encoding transglutaminase family protein: MAALVTTDRLLGYDQCDAIVNHIRDTIRYAPGLGQQIISASEVNQLGQGVCRDMAHLGIACCRALSIPARMVVGYLESLEPMDLHAWFEAYVGNRWYTFDPTRPDLKGGRIAIAFGRDAADVAIYTQFGDPVELLNMNVQVHRIPGPAYQSRIQ; this comes from the coding sequence ATGGCTGCATTGGTTACAACGGACCGCCTCTTAGGATACGATCAATGCGATGCCATTGTAAATCATATCCGGGATACGATACGGTATGCACCCGGCCTCGGGCAACAAATAATAAGTGCCTCTGAAGTAAATCAGCTTGGACAAGGCGTCTGTCGGGATATGGCCCATTTGGGAATTGCCTGCTGCCGGGCGCTGTCGATCCCTGCCCGCATGGTGGTGGGTTACCTTGAATCCCTTGAACCAATGGATCTGCACGCCTGGTTTGAGGCATATGTTGGAAATCGGTGGTACACATTCGATCCGACACGACCCGATCTGAAAGGAGGCCGTATTGCAATCGCCTTTGGCCGGGATGCAGCCGATGTTGCAATCTACACGCAATTCGGAGACCCGGTGGAGCTGTTAAATATGAACGTCCAGGTTCATCGGATACCCGGCCCGGCATATCAAAGCAGGATTCAATAA
- a CDS encoding AsnC family transcriptional regulator, giving the protein MNSTLDDIDSKIINLLKKNGRMPNTEVAAVVNLSETAIRNRVKRLIDDEIIQIVAVVNPRKIGYELEGNIKIKTNPQKNNQIKKKLLELSCIWYLAHLAGAFDFDMEFHAKSQEELRDLIEAVNQIDGILGTEISIRIELLKNRYDLEK; this is encoded by the coding sequence TTGAATTCGACGCTCGATGATATCGACTCTAAAATTATCAACTTACTCAAAAAAAATGGACGTATGCCAAACACAGAGGTTGCCGCCGTGGTGAATCTGTCAGAAACTGCGATCCGCAATCGGGTGAAACGACTGATAGACGATGAAATAATTCAAATTGTCGCTGTCGTGAATCCTCGAAAAATAGGCTATGAATTGGAAGGAAACATTAAAATCAAGACCAATCCCCAAAAAAACAACCAAATCAAAAAAAAGCTCCTGGAACTGAGCTGCATTTGGTATCTGGCTCACCTGGCAGGCGCGTTTGACTTTGATATGGAATTCCATGCTAAATCCCAGGAGGAGCTGCGGGACCTCATTGAGGCCGTGAACCAGATTGATGGAATACTTGGCACAGAAATTTCTATTAGGATAGAACTGCTTAAGAATCGTTATGATCTGGAAAAGTAA
- a CDS encoding amidohydrolase, translating to MHGRFKVRYIVMLCLIGIQIFILGCNDDGTPTRATMVLKNGMIYTMDENDTVASAIAIDDDTILYVGDDETVEKYVGKNTEVIDLEGKMALPGFVDGHGHPPGGQLQSLTNLMLGALEADLDVYRDALRAYAKEHEDDAFLSGKGLQINLFGDAGPNKSFIDEIVSDKPVLLSDTSGHGVLINSYALEMSGITSKTENPPGGTIFKDEFGEPTGYLSDARDLLHPDLLERPEITTEVFMKAWEQYEDESLSKGITAATNAAADLAAPTVWPIMDDYAKKGKLRMRVNFLNVAYPDKSAEEAIQELNDGQQYVSDWQAVCGVKTFLDGVPEGKTSYLLEPYALTAGEDADYRGTCNWDEDAFKAFFAAVDAAGYQMQAHCMGDASSRLFIDAVEDAYQKNGEREARHTLVHANLIYPTDIPRMGAMDIYAAMQPIWFYADPIFAALELQMLGQERFDQEYSIRDMLESGIHISGSADQPVTPDDRPLAGIETGVTQGAPYPGIQGDDAYVRDASQTATVMEMLRMYTINGAKQMFMEHLIGSLECDKKADIVILEKDITMIDPVDIAETVVVTTIVNGKKVYEME from the coding sequence ATGCATGGAAGATTTAAAGTCAGATATATTGTAATGCTGTGCCTCATTGGAATTCAGATTTTCATATTAGGCTGTAACGATGATGGTACCCCAACCCGGGCAACAATGGTGCTTAAAAACGGGATGATCTACACGATGGACGAAAATGATACGGTTGCCTCAGCAATTGCAATTGACGATGACACGATCCTTTATGTCGGTGACGATGAAACCGTTGAAAAATATGTTGGTAAAAATACAGAAGTCATAGATCTTGAAGGGAAAATGGCTTTGCCAGGGTTTGTTGATGGTCATGGACATCCGCCTGGAGGCCAGCTACAGAGTTTAACAAATTTAATGTTAGGAGCGCTTGAAGCGGATCTTGATGTATATCGGGACGCTTTAAGGGCATATGCCAAGGAACATGAAGATGATGCCTTTCTTAGCGGCAAGGGATTACAAATCAACCTTTTTGGTGACGCTGGGCCCAACAAGAGTTTTATCGATGAGATAGTAAGCGATAAACCCGTATTACTCTCAGATACGTCCGGGCATGGTGTACTCATAAATTCCTATGCACTTGAAATGTCAGGCATAACAAGTAAGACGGAAAATCCGCCGGGAGGAACGATTTTCAAGGATGAATTCGGAGAGCCTACCGGATATCTTTCGGATGCCAGAGACCTTTTACACCCGGACCTCTTGGAGCGTCCCGAAATTACAACTGAAGTATTTATGAAGGCCTGGGAACAGTATGAAGACGAGTCTTTGTCGAAAGGTATTACCGCCGCTACTAACGCCGCCGCCGATTTGGCTGCTCCAACGGTATGGCCGATTATGGATGATTATGCAAAAAAAGGAAAACTGAGAATGCGCGTTAATTTCCTTAATGTTGCTTATCCTGATAAGTCAGCCGAAGAGGCAATTCAGGAATTGAATGACGGACAGCAGTACGTTTCAGACTGGCAGGCAGTATGCGGGGTAAAAACCTTTCTGGATGGTGTCCCGGAAGGTAAAACTTCATATCTTCTGGAACCTTATGCGCTAACAGCCGGTGAAGACGCCGACTATCGGGGCACATGCAACTGGGATGAAGATGCCTTCAAGGCATTTTTTGCTGCTGTGGATGCTGCCGGATACCAAATGCAGGCCCATTGCATGGGTGATGCTTCATCCCGTTTGTTTATTGATGCTGTAGAAGACGCATATCAGAAAAATGGCGAGCGTGAAGCAAGGCACACCCTTGTACATGCTAATTTGATTTATCCAACAGATATTCCGAGGATGGGCGCGATGGATATTTATGCAGCAATGCAGCCCATATGGTTTTATGCTGATCCGATATTTGCAGCTTTGGAACTCCAGATGCTTGGCCAGGAGAGATTTGACCAGGAATATTCCATCCGCGACATGTTAGAATCAGGTATTCATATCTCAGGATCCGCTGATCAGCCTGTTACGCCAGATGACCGGCCGCTTGCCGGGATTGAAACCGGTGTCACTCAAGGCGCACCTTACCCGGGCATTCAGGGCGATGATGCCTATGTGCGGGATGCATCTCAAACTGCAACTGTTATGGAAATGCTGCGCATGTATACCATAAACGGAGCAAAACAGATGTTTATGGAACATTTAATCGGATCTCTTGAATGTGACAAAAAAGCAGATATTGTGATTTTAGAAAAAGATATTACAATGATTGATCCGGTGGACATTGCCGAAACGGTAGTTGTGACAACCATCGTAAATGGAAAAAAAGTATATGAAATGGAATAA
- a CDS encoding flagellar protein FlaG yields the protein MDVTAKAITTPDRPETSIRGQETVPKTQGTDPAAPSGLKQVPPSLENTNTKPTESQASDQKNEDTKDQTKLTRKDVEEMVQALEDFAKTVQTRLNFTIDDGTEDVVVKIMDKETDEVIKQFPAEEILELREKMQDLSGLLFSADI from the coding sequence ATGGATGTAACAGCAAAGGCAATAACCACACCAGACAGACCTGAAACCAGCATTAGGGGTCAGGAAACTGTCCCAAAAACACAAGGCACAGACCCTGCTGCACCGTCCGGGTTAAAGCAGGTCCCCCCTTCTTTAGAAAACACAAACACCAAGCCGACCGAAAGCCAGGCATCTGATCAAAAAAATGAGGACACCAAAGATCAGACCAAATTGACCAGAAAAGATGTTGAAGAGATGGTCCAAGCCCTTGAGGACTTTGCCAAAACGGTTCAGACAAGGCTCAATTTTACCATTGACGACGGCACCGAAGATGTGGTGGTCAAAATTATGGACAAAGAGACCGATGAAGTCATCAAGCAGTTTCCCGCCGAAGAAATTCTTGAGCTTCGTGAAAAAATGCAGGATCTGAGCGGCCTTCTCTTCAGTGCAGACATCTGA
- the fliS gene encoding flagellar export chaperone FliS, which yields MVYNALSSYQKVQISSEINPQKLILMLYEGAIKRITFAREGVINKNPKQRGENLSKAIAIISELNTSLRNTEDEQIAFLRSLYIAMMQELAKVSVTNDIQTLDRAIKYLMELKRIWETTVMGQNNTAKGADTETSQKKKVSSMGYSGYEKHGYRTSIAI from the coding sequence ATGGTATACAATGCCCTTAGTTCTTATCAAAAAGTCCAGATCAGCAGTGAAATCAATCCCCAGAAATTGATTCTCATGCTTTACGAAGGTGCCATCAAACGCATTACCTTTGCCCGGGAAGGCGTAATAAATAAAAACCCCAAGCAACGGGGAGAAAATCTGAGCAAGGCCATTGCCATTATCTCAGAACTTAACACATCCCTGCGTAATACCGAGGATGAGCAGATTGCCTTTTTAAGAAGCCTTTATATTGCCATGATGCAGGAATTAGCCAAAGTTTCCGTCACCAACGACATTCAGACCCTGGACCGGGCAATCAAATACCTGATGGAACTTAAACGGATATGGGAAACCACTGTAATGGGGCAGAACAATACGGCCAAAGGCGCTGACACTGAAACCTCCCAGAAGAAAAAAGTTTCCTCCATGGGCTATTCAGGGTATGAAAAACATGGCTACAGAACAAGCATTGCCATTTAA